A genomic stretch from Gemmatimonadota bacterium includes:
- a CDS encoding dockerin type I domain-containing protein — MNLRFCAVLCMLMALNGGDLRAETKVFWVANGPMASDFDGDGEVTFTDFLYFVNSFNADTEGEIYDPRTDLNEDGVTNFNDFLAFSSSYGQAQTPAEPSGERYIIYVADIDDSSVIALDSDSHLILDYMPYRGPGGVIVSADQQSIYVAEVFGFFKLDTRHQVEFSVPVESRGKAVLSPDQTRAYVADQIQDLVRVVDVVNGVTVDSILVGDRPIDVALSPDGTKLYVANQTDRNVEVVDLATMTVTARIIIGDIPLEISITQDGTRAYVTNWSRGVISVLDLNTNQVVGALQIDQEGSFGAEFSPDKKLLYVSAVGVLLEIDVEHNLIVRTLRLGNDSTILGVSPDGSRAYVATLVRQAGGPGLTVVDLNEWRILGRIRGFFYPREIAFRTVSRMTGSQ; from the coding sequence ATGAATTTACGCTTTTGCGCTGTGCTTTGTATGCTTATGGCCCTGAACGGGGGAGACCTGCGGGCTGAGACGAAGGTGTTTTGGGTGGCTAACGGTCCTATGGCATCGGATTTTGATGGCGATGGCGAGGTGACGTTTACTGATTTTTTGTACTTTGTCAATAGTTTTAATGCGGATACTGAAGGTGAGATCTATGATCCTCGCACGGATTTAAATGAGGACGGGGTCACGAATTTTAACGATTTTTTGGCATTTAGTTCTTCTTATGGTCAAGCGCAGACGCCCGCTGAACCGAGCGGAGAGCGATATATCATTTATGTGGCGGATATAGATGATAGTTCGGTTATAGCACTGGATTCCGATTCACATCTGATACTCGATTATATGCCCTATCGCGGTCCGGGTGGGGTTATAGTGTCTGCGGATCAGCAGTCGATTTATGTGGCGGAGGTGTTTGGTTTTTTCAAGTTGGACACGCGCCATCAGGTGGAGTTTAGCGTGCCCGTTGAATCGCGGGGCAAAGCAGTGTTGAGTCCCGATCAGACGCGGGCTTATGTGGCCGATCAAATACAGGACCTGGTTCGCGTGGTGGATGTGGTGAATGGCGTTACTGTGGATTCTATCCTGGTGGGCGACCGACCAATTGACGTCGCGCTCTCGCCCGATGGCACAAAGTTGTATGTGGCAAATCAAACCGATCGAAATGTGGAGGTCGTTGATTTGGCAACGATGACGGTTACGGCGAGGATAATTATCGGTGATATTCCGTTAGAGATCTCAATTACGCAGGATGGCACGCGCGCTTATGTGACAAATTGGAGTCGCGGTGTGATTTCTGTTTTAGATCTCAATACCAATCAGGTGGTGGGTGCGCTTCAGATTGATCAGGAGGGTTCGTTTGGCGCAGAGTTTTCGCCCGATAAAAAGTTATTATACGTGAGCGCAGTGGGCGTGTTATTGGAAATTGATGTGGAGCACAATTTGATTGTTCGCACATTGCGATTGGGGAATGATTCGACGATACTCGGGGTTTCGCCCGATGGCTCTCGGGCTTATGTTGCAACGCTTGTGCGACAGGCTGGGGGACCGGGACTTACAGTGGTGGATTTGAATGAGTGGCGGATTCTCGGACGGATACGGGGATTCTTTTACCCGAGGGAGATCGCGTTTCGGACTGTGTCGAGGATGACGGGATCTCAGTGA
- a CDS encoding SGNH/GDSL hydrolase family protein, whose amino-acid sequence MNNPAFEPIEDEPGLPRVLIIGDSISIGYTVPVRELLKGKANLYRPLTNCGPTKRGVEEIENWLGDGSWDVIHFNWGLHDIVYMTEQGERVDPPQGQHQVRANHYEQNLDTLVKRLKQTGAKLIWCATTPVPEGASIRKPGDEIEYNAIAQKVMDAHGIPTHDLYTYAMERLDDIQLPANVHFSKEGSAVLAKSVVQHISDILD is encoded by the coding sequence GTGAATAACCCAGCATTCGAACCCATTGAAGACGAACCCGGCCTTCCTCGCGTACTGATCATTGGGGACTCCATCTCCATTGGCTATACCGTGCCCGTGCGCGAACTGCTCAAAGGCAAAGCCAACCTCTACCGCCCGCTCACCAACTGCGGACCGACAAAGCGCGGCGTAGAAGAAATCGAAAACTGGCTCGGTGACGGTTCCTGGGATGTCATCCACTTCAACTGGGGATTACACGACATCGTCTATATGACAGAACAGGGTGAACGCGTCGATCCACCGCAGGGCCAACACCAGGTGCGTGCCAACCACTACGAACAAAACCTCGACACCCTGGTCAAACGCCTCAAACAAACCGGTGCCAAACTAATCTGGTGCGCCACCACACCGGTTCCAGAAGGCGCATCCATCCGCAAACCCGGCGACGAAATTGAATACAATGCCATCGCACAAAAAGTCATGGATGCACACGGCATTCCCACACATGACCTCTATACTTATGCTATGGAACGCCTTGACGATATACAACTCCCCGCCAACGTGCATTTTTCAAAAGAAGGCTCTGCTGTACTGGCTAAATCTGTTGTGCAACATATCTCGGATATATTGGACTGA
- a CDS encoding RNA methyltransferase translates to MNLLSKPDGYPIYAVVENVRSLFNVGAIFRSADGVNASGVYLTGFTGCPPRKEISRVALGAEETVPWHYERDTEEVIGDLRSQGVQVVALEQTPDSVDFRNFCYRWPVAVILGHEVTGVRPETLRLCDGVVHIPMLGTKVSLNVSVAAGVMLYELLSVFEGQRDRE, encoded by the coding sequence ATGAATTTGCTTTCCAAACCCGATGGATATCCCATATATGCGGTTGTGGAAAATGTTCGTTCACTGTTTAATGTGGGCGCGATTTTTCGCTCGGCAGATGGGGTCAATGCATCGGGGGTTTATTTGACGGGGTTTACGGGGTGTCCTCCGCGCAAAGAGATCAGTCGCGTGGCGTTGGGCGCAGAAGAGACCGTGCCCTGGCATTATGAACGGGATACGGAAGAGGTAATTGGCGATTTGCGCTCACAAGGTGTGCAGGTGGTTGCATTAGAGCAGACGCCAGATAGTGTCGATTTTCGAAATTTTTGTTATCGCTGGCCGGTGGCTGTGATTTTGGGCCATGAGGTGACGGGCGTGCGTCCCGAGACACTGCGTTTGTGCGACGGCGTTGTGCATATTCCAATGTTGGGAACAAAAGTGTCTCTAAATGTGTCTGTAGCTGCAGGGGTTATGCTTTATGAATTGTTGTCCGTTTTTGAGGGACAACGAGATAGGGAGTGA
- a CDS encoding type 1 glutamine amidotransferase, producing the protein MKLHYLQHVPFEGLGSIASWAKARRAQISRTRLFAGEALPSADEIDLLVVMGGPMGVYDERDYPWLIREKEFLKQAMDSNTRILGVCLGAQLIADVLGAKVYPNDHKEIGWFPIEGVQTHEKIGLLLAQAGKVFHWHGDTYDLPTDATHLAKSRACKNQAFSVGDQILALQFHLETTRSAARALVDNCGHEIVEAPYIQPACEILTDQREFERINILMAECLDLFAGNIKK; encoded by the coding sequence ATGAAACTGCACTATCTCCAGCATGTACCTTTTGAAGGACTGGGCAGCATTGCATCCTGGGCAAAAGCGCGTCGCGCTCAAATTTCGCGCACGCGTCTCTTTGCTGGCGAGGCATTGCCATCAGCCGATGAAATTGATCTGTTAGTCGTCATGGGAGGACCCATGGGCGTCTATGACGAACGCGACTATCCCTGGCTCATACGAGAGAAGGAATTTTTGAAACAGGCGATGGATTCAAATACACGGATACTGGGCGTCTGCCTGGGTGCCCAACTCATAGCCGACGTACTCGGAGCCAAAGTCTATCCCAACGACCACAAAGAAATCGGCTGGTTTCCCATTGAAGGCGTGCAAACGCATGAAAAAATCGGGCTGTTACTCGCACAGGCTGGCAAAGTCTTTCACTGGCATGGCGATACTTATGACCTCCCCACTGACGCGACTCATCTCGCCAAAAGCCGTGCCTGTAAGAATCAGGCATTCTCTGTAGGCGATCAGATACTCGCACTGCAATTTCACCTGGAAACAACGCGCAGCGCAGCCCGGGCATTGGTCGATAACTGTGGGCACGAAATCGTCGAAGCGCCCTATATTCAGCCCGCCTGCGAAATACTGACAGATCAACGCGAATTTGAACGTATCAACATCCTCATGGCGGAATGTCTCGATCTGTTTGCGGGAAATATCAAAAAATAA
- a CDS encoding Gfo/Idh/MocA family oxidoreductase has translation MSYRIGIVGAGGISRAHGRAAAQSDRAEIVAVCDVLPEAVERYRGEFDVRKGYTDLDLMLDNENLDIAIICTWGRYHASLSNQIAKSQKVRAILCEKPITQTAAECREMVACAKANNILLAEAFKFRHHPLHLKAKEILDSGKIGPLSNIRSTFCTGVSDDRRKPELNWRFNKEKGGGAVYDLGCYNTHHARFIANADPIRVYATGEFGREVDETIIAIYEFPNHVTAQLTFSFKMASSQYFEISGIDGMLRTELAWNNENRPTTLEVRTRDGIETHEFEPVFQFLNQLHHLCDCLDTGQPHRIPPENSIGNMKTMDAIYESIKTQQPVDIS, from the coding sequence ATGTCTTATCGCATTGGAATTGTCGGTGCTGGCGGTATCTCGCGTGCTCATGGTCGGGCGGCTGCACAATCTGACCGCGCAGAAATCGTCGCAGTCTGCGATGTCTTGCCCGAAGCAGTTGAGAGATACCGCGGCGAATTTGACGTCCGAAAAGGTTATACAGATCTCGACCTGATGCTCGACAATGAAAATCTCGACATCGCCATCATCTGCACCTGGGGCCGCTATCACGCCAGCCTGAGCAATCAAATTGCAAAATCGCAAAAAGTTCGCGCCATCCTCTGTGAAAAACCCATCACACAAACCGCTGCAGAATGCCGAGAAATGGTCGCCTGCGCCAAAGCCAACAATATCCTCCTCGCCGAAGCCTTCAAATTCCGACATCACCCCTTACATCTCAAAGCCAAAGAAATTCTCGACAGTGGAAAAATCGGACCTCTGAGCAACATTCGCAGCACCTTTTGCACGGGCGTTTCAGACGACCGCCGAAAACCCGAACTCAACTGGCGTTTCAACAAAGAAAAAGGCGGAGGCGCAGTCTATGACCTGGGTTGTTACAACACCCATCACGCCCGCTTCATAGCCAACGCCGACCCCATCCGCGTCTATGCCACGGGAGAATTTGGTCGAGAAGTGGATGAAACAATTATCGCCATCTACGAATTTCCCAATCACGTCACCGCCCAACTCACATTTAGCTTCAAAATGGCCTCCTCACAATATTTTGAAATCTCAGGCATCGATGGCATGTTGCGAACAGAACTCGCATGGAACAACGAAAACCGGCCCACGACCCTTGAGGTCCGCACCCGCGATGGCATTGAAACCCATGAATTTGAACCCGTCTTTCAATTCCTGAACCAGCTCCATCACCTGTGCGATTGCCTTGACACCGGGCAGCCACACCGCATCCCACCCGAAAACAGCATTGGCAATATGAAAACCATGGACGCCATCTACGAGTCCATAAAAACGCAACAACCCGTTGACATTTCCTGA